The genome window gcttttgcagagaacccaggttctattcccagcacctaggtGGCAGCTTAtatcataactgtaactccagttccagggatccaacatccCTCTTTTGCCCTTTGCAAACACCaggcacaaacatggtatgcatgAGCatgaagcaaaacattcatatataaaaataaatttcaaaaaagtAGCAATTCAGGGGGCTGATAGGATCAGTGGATAAGGGTGCTTGCTTCTAAAACCAGTAAGAGTCTGATCCCTAGAATCTTCATGGTGGAAAACTGACTCCggtaagttgtcctctaacctctaccTGTGCTTTGTAGTACACATTTGTGCATACACTACTCTCACACCACATccctaccccccccacacacacacacaaaataacaaacaaggaGTCATACTGTAAGATGGTTTTTAATTATCATCTTACAAGGACTTAGAATCACCTAAGGGggcctcatgtgtgtgtgtgtgtcctgagaaAGTTAGTTCAACTTATGTACTGAGCAAACAGCACGtgtatatttatcattttttaaaagtttcttagatttagtttatgagtattttgcctgcatatatatatgtgcactCTACATGTAGCTAGTGCCCATGGATGTCAGGTGttagaccccctggaactggagttgcagacagttgtgtgGGTGTtaggaaatgaacctgggtcctcaagaagagcagcaagtgctcaatcattgagccatctctccatccccgtTCTCTGCCTCTGACTGTGGATGTGTGTGCTTTTAGTGCCTGCCTCAACATGCCCTCAAGGATAGActgacctggaattgtaagccagataaaacccttccttccctaggttgcttttggtcagggtgttttatcacagtgagaGCAATCAAACTAGGACGTACTATGCTCACCAAATTCTTGAGGCTTCAGATACAATTTCCAGAGACAAGTTGACTGCCAGGATTCTCAAAATGCAAGAACTGCTACATGGTGCAAAGACCAAGGGATAAAGAAGATTTTCAAAGACCCATAAAAAGAATGTGAATATGTAGCAGAGTTCCAAGTCAGTCAAAGCCACAGAGAGTCtcaaaagattaaagaaaaaaaaagtatgaataaAAATGCTTCATAATGGggctgttcccagcacccatacgtgtcatggtggctcaccaatgcctataactccagctttagggaatctgacaccctcttctggcttctccagGCGCCTGTATGCCCATGCATATAACCCTCCCCcaatagaaaataaatcttaaaaaaaaagaaaagaaaagaaaacacatagagTAAGCTGGGCTTTGTGGTGGTCCACCTTTGATCTCTATGctagggaggcacaggcagacagctctccatgagttcgagaccagcctgatctacacaggtccaggacagctagagctatataGAGACCCTACCTCTAgaattatgaaaagaaatttacataatgagaccctttctccaataaaacattaaaagtgaAAAAGACACCTGATCTTCTCTCACAAATACATatgctaataataaataaaacaccttttttttctgttttggaggGGGATGATGTTTCCATTAATGTTATCTTACATTTCAGATTTTTCAAACATTCTAAGTAAACAAAACTTGACCAGTTTGCAACAGCCTCTTCTCATAGTCGTTTGTCTATCCCTGGAGGCACCTACCCAGGCACCACCACTCACCTTCTCTCATCTTTTGATCTAATTCATCCAGTGTTGGTTCAATCAACTCCCAGCCATCTGGAGGAGCTTTCCGGCTTCTTTTGACTTTGGGCATTTCCCAGCAAGATAGCTTATAAAGACCTAGGAGAAAGTCAAGTGATTTCTGAGTCTCAGATTGCCAAAGGCCTTTGGCAGCCATTACTGGTGCACATTCATCTACTCAAAGCAGCAAGAGCGGTAAGCAGCTCCATGAAAGGACTCCTATCCAGACTGCCTGAGTCCACACTGCATCTTTGTTGCTCACAGCTCTCAAGCTCAGAAAGTGTGTGTTATATCACTAAGTCCTATGTTTTCTGAGCTCGCCTAGAAGTTGGCTCTGGGAAAGCCACACCACCCCCTATTTCAGAGCCAAGCATATATCTCAGTATCCTCCCCAGTCCTTTATCTaggcatgggcacacacacacccatgccccCTAACTCTACAATAGGGAGGAATGAGAACAGCAAAGCAGACCAAAAGTGGAAACACCATGGTCTTGAGAGCTGCTGGAAGGTAATCTATTTCCAACAGTTACTATTATTTATCTCACAATATAAAAATGTCCACAGTAAAAAGAGAACCTGGAACTTCAGCCATCAGAACTCCAGGTGACTGCTTCAGTTTCCCCAGTCAGTTTCTGCTGGATGTTGTGAGCAGCAGATCTGATGACATCAATCTCTACTTAGTGAAATTTAGTTTTTTTGCTCACAGGTCTCATCTGAGCAGACACTATAGCCAAAACTCTACTGGGCACTCCAGCTGGATGCCTTAAACTGGCTTTCCCAGTTATTTCTGCTGGATACTTTGCTATCtactcctccctcccacttctctcTAGCTATTTATTTTGTTACTTCAGCTTCTCCAGAAGGCCCTAGACAGCTACTTAGCCTCCCTAGATGggaatgatggcacacacttctaatccAAGGCGGAGGCAAAAGCGTCAGGAGATCAAGGCCATCTTGGATATctggtgagtttgaagccaatctaGACTACatgaaccctgtctcaaaaaaaagtttgCCTAAATTTTAGTTTTCTCACCCATAAAAATAAGGATATGAAGATGTACTTTATGGGGTCATTGTGAAGAACTGATTAAAAGCCAattacagctgggcggtggtgacgcacgcctttaatcccagcacttggatctctaagttcgaggccagcctggtctataaagtgagttccaggaaaggcgcaaagctacacagaggcaaagcaacatagagaaaccctgtctcgaaaaaccaaaacaaaacaaaaaaaaaagccaattacAATGTAAGCCTTTAAGTGAAGAACCCCAGGAATAACAGTTTGAAGGGGAAAAACTTGAGTATAAAAAGCACAAATACCTTCTATCTCTTTCCTATAAGAATATGTAAAAATCCCTGGTCTCTGAAGTTACAAGCCTGTGTTCTTGTCCAGATTTACCAATTATTCTGTGACTTTAGGGAGATCACTCTTCTTCTTTGGACCTCtgtctcatctgtaaaatgagagcAATAGATTACACACAATAAACAATGGCTAAAGCAACATATAACAATAgaaaagtatctttttttctttatttatttttcaagataagagttgcactgtgtagccctggctgtcctggaactcactccttaGACCATGCccccctcaaactcacagagatccgactgcctctgccttttgggattaaaggtgtacacaacCATTCCTTTAATCacctaaaagacaaaaagcatCTTTTCAAATTGCATTATGCTTTCTAATGGCAAAGAGTACCCTGGCCATGTAAGCATAACCCACTCATCTCTTCCAAATGTATTGTCATACCCACTGTACGAAGACTGATATTTTAcaccccaccacccccccccacacacacacatctctccttAACAGTTTACAAATTAGTCAAACACTAAGAAGGACTCAGGGTCACACAGCTGAGAATTGGCAGTCTGACTGACCAGAGGCTCCAGACTCCCCATCAGCACTAAAGTTAAAAGGTGGATGGAGTCTGATCTCTTCCCAGCCCTGACTAGAGAATCACTTTCTCCTGACCCCGGAGAACACAGCCCGGAAGCTTCTCGGGTCAGGAGAGAGGTGAAACGAGGAGGTGAATGTATCATCAGGAAAGAGGTGTTGGTCGGTTTACAAACTAAAGGAGTTCGGGAAAAGAGGTGAATGAGGAAAGTTACAGACCGGATAGTGGGGGAAGTCGGGAGaccagcacttgagaaacaaGCGGTACTTAGAAAACGGTCCCGGAAGAGAGAAAGTGATGCGGGGAACCGAGAAAGAGCCCAATCTACCATCCCCTGTGCAGAACGAGAAGGCACCACGTCATCAGGGGCTCCCGCCTCTGCGCTCAGATCGCCTTCTTGGCCGTAACCGTTGCCAGAGATACAGTACTCGAGAACAGAGGGAAGAAACACTCACCGGAAGAACAAGCACCTACGGCCGCCGCTTCTTTATTGACGGCTTCCGCCCCGGTGAGAAACTCTTCAGAATAAGGCCCTCGCGGGGCCACGCCCACCTCGCGCGGAGATTGCGTCACCTTAGGTGCCCGGACGCTGCCTTTGTAGAATTCCGGAAGCCCTACTGCCCTTTTCCTCTCGCTTCCTGTTGGGGTGGCCGGCACAGCTACGCGTCTCCCCGGACCAGGATACCGGGGAGTGCGGTTGCCTGGCAGCACGTGGTCGGGCCAGGAATTCAGGCCACTCGCAAGACAGCCCGGCCTCGGTGAGGTCCCCGTTCCTcacagcagcggcggcggcggcggcggcggcggcggcgcgcggAGAGGGACTGTGCCGGGCGGAAGAAGTCGATCCTAAGGCATTTCCGGTTCCGGTGTCAGTTCGAGGCGCCGCCGCCGCTGCAGCCGCCGGAGCCGAGATGCCTAAAGGAGGTGAGGGGGGTGGGCGCGCGTGGTTCGCGTGGCTTCGCTAGGGGCGGCCGTGGGTGGGCTGCCGCTGTCCGCTCAGCCCGCGGACCTCTAGGAGATCCGCGCCGAAGGAGGCCATCCCCGGCGCGCACAGCCCAGCGTGGGCCTCGACGCTCAATTGTCCTGCCAGTGGTCGGGAGCCTCTCCATCCGCGATTTGAAGGAGACTCACTGGCCCTGGTCCTCGCCCCGCGGGAAAGCGGGGCCCAGGAGTCGCCCCGCCGAGCTGGGAGCGTCTGGTTACCCTCCCACTTGGCTGGCCGGAGCCTGAGTCACCGCGTCCCGCGCTAGTGCGGAGCCTGTCTGCCCCGAGCGCAAAGTGTGGGTTCTGTCGGGCTCCAACTCGGCCACGCCTGCCTCATAATGAGCTTGACTTAATTGTCTGGATCCTGGACCCTTGCACGGTAGCCATTACGGATGTGTCTCTGAGCCAGCCGCCTAACTTCTTTGTGTCTCGGCTTGGTCGTTTCCACATGGGGAGGCGCTGATTATATCTCTACCTCTTGTTCTGTTTTGAGGCTTAAACTAGGGGACCCAAGTACTCAGCCCAGGCAAGCACTATTACTGTGTAGGGACCAAGAAGACAGCGTTCCCCATCCCACGTTCTCATTCCCTTTTAGAATCGGGGGTTTGAATACCAGATATATCACATCTTAATTTTGTGGCCTCAAACAAGATTTTAACCCCTTCTAGCTCATCTTCATCTGAACTACAGGGGTATGAATTAAGGCTTAGCTTGATGAATTGGAGACAGGATTTATACGATGATAGGATAGATCACACTAAGGGCCTGACTCGCTCCTGGCACAGAACAGATGTTCAGTTAATGTTGGTAGCTCACGTGTTGAGCCAGTTAATGCAGTCAGCCTACGGGAACATCTGCCTGGAGCTTTTTCAAGCCTAAATTGCTTCCTGTCAATATTCAGATATTAGAGCCAAGTGCGGATCCTCTTTCTAAATGGCTAGGGTAGAATTTGAATTCTGGTTGTCTAGGCTCAAAACTGTCCTTATCCTACAACACTGGCTAGGACAGGCCATCTAGTGCACACAAATACTAGAGAATTGAATTCAAGGGTaaccttagctacatagcaagatcctgtctcaaaaaaaaaaaaaaacaaacaaacaaacaaacaaaaaacaaaaactagggcTGGCAATGTGGTTCGGCGGCAGAGCTCTTATCTAGCACGCAggagacctaggttcaattccctagggctggagatgtagttcaactggtggagtgtttgcctagcattcacaaagccctaCGTTCTCTACCTATCCCTGCAGAAACCAGGCAGTTGTACactcctgtcatcccagcactagggaggcagaggcaggaggaccacaagttcaaggtcaccttggcTATACACTGAGCTTGAAGCCACCTTGGGCTGCATTTAGACCCTGTCTTTTACATAGTTTGACTGGGTGTCTGTCAGTGGCCCCTGGAGTATGTATGATACATCAGAGACCAGTGGGTGGCAGGCCCAGTCCACAGTGCTGCCAGGAAGGAGGTGGCAGTGTGTGCACAGGGCTTGTGTGGTGTCCCCAGAAGTAGCAGTGGCATGGTCTATGTCTCTATTACCAAATCAGAGCTGTGGGACCACAATAGAGAGGACTCACTGCCTCACCAGCAAGGCTCAGAAGACACATTTCCCTGGAATCACGGGAGCAAGAGTCTCCTCGTTTCATTTGCTGTGTTCTGGGACACTCTGATCTTGCATCCTGTAAGTCTGCAGTCCTGGGTTCCACCAGCACCTCTACCCCCACCCTGCATTGTCTCCCGTGCCCCCTCACCCCAGCCTTCTCTGACCCAAACCAAGCACCCACCAGTCATTCTCCTGTTCAAAATAACAGATTGAGATGACACGGGAGCCACTGCCCACGGCGAACTTGTTCTCATTGGGGGCCCAGCGCACACAGCGGGCAGCTCGGTTGATCCGCAGGATGACCAGTGTAGGCTTCCATGTGCGGCCCTTCAGTGTCCACACATAGGCATTGCGGTCTGTTCCGCAGGTCACAATGCGGTTACTCTCAGGGGCCCAGTCGATGCCTGCAGGGTTGGGTCAGGACACAGGCTAAAGCCACCAAAGCTCCAGTGGCCACTCCTACATGTTTAACTATGGTGCCCAGTGCCTTGCTCATGCTAACGAGTACTCTATAACTGAGCCAAGcctctagcccctcactgggcaattttaggcaggtgctctactgcTGAACCACATCCCCAACCACTCActggcaccccaccccacccctaatAGACACTCTTAAGTGTCAATAATAAtgtgcagccaggcggtggtggcgcacgcctgtaatcccagcactctggagacagaggcaggtggatctctgtgagttcgaggccagcctggactataaagcgagttccaggacagcctccaaagctacagagaaaccgtctcaaaaatccaaaaaaacaaatgaacaaacaaaaacaatgtgcAACAACATAATCTTTTTACCACCAAAGCCAATtggacatttaattttaaaaatttgttttgtgtttatgcgTACTagtttgtagaggtcagaggacaacttgcaggagtggttctcttcctctgtgtgggtcctgggatggaactcaagtaagttcctttatcagctgagccatgtGTATGGTCCCTGAGCCAGCTTGAACATGTCTTCACTGTAACCCAGACTACTCGAATACAGTGAGTGAGCAGGTAGCCTCCTCTCACGAGGGTAGTCCTGACCCACCTGTCACCTGCCCGTTGTGCTCCTTCAGCTCGTGAACCTTGTTCCACTTGGCTCCACTCTTCTCATAGATGTGCACCTCATGGTTGTTGGGGCAGATGGCGATCTCTGTGGGAGGCAGGCGTCAGCTTAGGAGGCAGCAGCATGGGTGCCCACCCTTCCCACCTCTGCTCTCCACTAAAGTGCTCTTCAAGAGCCAGGCTGTCCTGCTGGGTCACCCCATGCCTGTACCCATCACCCTGAATTTTCCCACAGCCCACAGCTCTAGCAGAAGCCATTACTGCCCTATCTCCAAGACCTCCATCCTGTTCTGGGGCCTTCCTACCCACCCCTGTAAGTTTTTACatctgtttgtgcatgtgtgtagtatgGGAGTGCCACAGCATGTGAGTGGGAGTCAGAGGGCAACCTAGAGTGCTGAGTTCTTTCTCTCCAATATGTGGGTCCTAGAGACCAAACTCACcgcgcttgcttggcaagcaatgccaagccatctcactggcccattttgttggtttttggcgataaggtctcactgtgtagctcaggctggcctcaaacatacactctctctgccccagcctcctagGTTTGGGATGGCAGGCGTGTACCCCCATGCCCTGTCCTTTGTGTTTTTCATCGTAACCCCACCACCCACCAGACTGCTGAACTGCCATCCGCCCAACATGCCGACATCTCCTTCTACCCGCCTGGCTCCCCTGCTTGCTCTTGGCTTCTTCTCCCGTCTCCCAGGAGCAAGCACTTGCCTTAAGCAGATTCAAGGTATGGGGTCTGGCTGCACCCCACCCCTCAAAGCTGCTTCACTGCCCTGTCACCCCACTGTCCCAGTTCAGCAGGCCACCTTGCAGAAGTCAGCACTCACGTGTACGGTCCTTGTTCCAGGCATGGCAGCTGATGGGCTCCACGAGGAAGCTGTGGTAGGCCATAGTCACTTGTCTCCTGGACCCAGGGGAGGGGACAGAATGCAGGTCAGCTGTGCCTGTCTTGGCAGGGAAGCAGCCTGGGTCACCCTAGTCTCCTGACTGGCCAAGCCTGTTACAACCTCTCCTTGATCCCCAGAGTCCCTCATCCCAAAAAAGTGGGTGTCACAGATGTCCTGGGCTCTAGAGAACAAAAGGTGGGTAGAGCAGAGCTTGGGACTGTAGGCAATGACACTATGTGAGTGGGGACTGGGACCCTGAGCCACATAGGCCTGTCACTTACCAcctgtgtctcagtttcttcatagtgtagacagacagacagacacacatgaaaaTTAAACAGTCCCATAATCCAATTCAAACAGAGCCCATCTGTCAGTGTGGTCCTCCCTCCCCAAGCCCCGTGGGTTGAACAAAGCAGGCCAGGCGGTTAAGACAGCTCACATTCTAGGGCTGGTCTCCTCAGAGCCATGGCTGGGCTCCCACAGCCTCCCCAGCCCGACTCAGGTTCACAGGTCTCTGAGGCCAAGGAGGAATGCCGGGCTCCCCACCTGCCCTGCACAGCTGAGGAGCTCCCCTGCTCCCTGGCTGGCCTCCCCCACGCTTCTCCCACATCCTGCCAGATATCCCTTCCTGGCCACTGCTGTCCACATTTTCATGCCTCGGAGATCTTCTCTGTTGTCCCCTCTGTTCTCCTCCAAGACACCCATCCAAAATACCACCGAAAGTCACTTCCCCAAACCCTGTCCTGCCCAGTCATGAGGTTTCCAGAGTGGGGAGGCATCATGGCACTGTCTGCCAGCCATGTGACCCAAAGCACATCACCTGCTGCCCCTGAACCTCACTCCCTCATCGGCACAATACAACAGTAACCCTGTCTACCCTGCCTGAGGTGTGGAGAGTGGAGTGAAATGccgggggtgagggggtggggggtgggggtgtctgatagcacatgcctggaattccagccACGGAAAGGGTAAGTCAGGGtggtcatgagttcaaagccaccctgggctacccagaccttgtctcaggaaaccaacagggctggggatgtagctcagttggcagagtgctggcctagTGTTCATGAGGACCATGtaaactgggtatggtagcacaagcctaagaggcagaggcaggagaataatcGTTAAGTTCACAGTCACCCTGGGCACATACtgaattccaggctagtctgggctacaggtGCTGCTGTCTAGTAACAAAAAGATACAGCATGGCTGGTAGGTGATTGGGAAGTGGTCCCTCAGTCTGGGACCCACGtgatggaaggggagaaccaacttcCTCGAGTTGTTCTGTaacctctacatgcatgcgtgTGACACAGCATGAAGAGATAGACATAGTTTTTAAAGACACTTTAAGGAGCCAGCTGACAAACTACACTTTTGTTCCATGACAGGCATGATGCCCAGCCTCAATTGAGACATGCTCTCCCTGGACCTAAACTAACCCTGAGCCATATGGGCATACTCCTGCCTCAGGCCCCTGCACTAGCTGTTCCCTGATGCTCttcactcagacacacacacacacacacacacacacacacacacacacacacacgagcgcgCGGCTCAGGCCTACACCCTTTGCCATTTCATTCCGGGTTCAGTTGCATCATGGTCCTTCCACAGAGCACTCACTGATAAACCCTGCCCATGGCCTACCCCACTCTGCTAACCTGGTGAAAACCTCTTGCTTACAGGTACAACAGGGACATTTAGACAGTTCCTGGGTGGCACAGGACACATCTGCCAGGAGAAACCAGGACTATATCTGGCTCCCACGCCCAGAATGGGGACCCAGTGGACTCTCAGAAAACCTTTGCTCAGGAAgtgggtgtgtgcacacctgGCTCAGGCTAGATGGCTGTAATCAAGCTTTGCACATGGGCCAGGTGTCATTCTGCAGATGCCATCCACcttgctattttttaaatggagaactgattgtctctgcctcctcggCACTGGCAtgacatgtgtgtgccaccacacctagccattttttcctttttctggtttttcaagagtttctttgtgtagccctggttgtcctgggctggcctcaaactcacagatccccatgcctctgtctcctgagtgtgagGATTAAAGGCGTAGACTACCATGCCTGTCTTTTGTTGTTAGCTTTAATTATGTGGAGGTGGAAGGACACAAATCGGGCGAAGCCCAAaacggccagaagagggcgcctgattccctggaagtggagtcCCAGGCAGCCGTGGGGCGCCCTACTTGGTTTTgtactgatgagccatctctcccacaccACACCCCGCTTTTTCAcaggggttctggggatcaaactcaggtcctcatgcttgcaaggcacaCTTAGCATACATGTTCTTCCTTTTATAGATCAAGCCATAACAGCCTCCTCTACCTCCCAGATCTGAGGAGCTAGGCTAAGGGGAGGTACCCGGAAGAACAACTTTGAAGCCCTCACCTTACCCTGCAGGCTAGATGGGAATTTCCCTGAGTGCTTGTGGGTGGATCTCCCAGCCAGGGCCACCACAGCAAACAAATGACAAGACTCAGCAGCAGAGAGGAGGGTCTAGGTACAGAATCAaaagctcttttgtttgttttttgctgttgtttttattttttctttcttttccagacagagtttctctgtgtatccctggctgtcctagaactcactctgtagaccaggctggccttgaattcatagagatccaccagctgctgcctcagaagtgctgggattaaaggcgtgcaccactgccaccaccacccggcttgaattattatttttaaagacagggttgtactatgtagctctggctgacttggaacttactacatagaccaggctggcctcaaactcagagatctgcctgccttccacccacctccccatctccccccagtgctgggatcaaaggtgtgcaccaccatgaccatCACCAACATGATACGTTTTAAATAACAAACATTAAGAGACATATGAGTGGAGGGTATCACAAGGGAGATATGGATGCTATTCCCATTTAAACAGGTATAAACAGGTATGCTGAGTGTCTCCTGTCAACAGCCCATCTCATCTCATGAGCCCATCTTCAGCTGTCAACAACGTGGAGGAGGGATGAAAGACGGCCTAGTGGCTGATCTACTCCTTGTAGAGGACTAGAGTTTGACTCCAAAGACCCACATCAGGTGTCACACTGGTTGTAACTCCTGCTGAGGGACCCctcaccctctcctggcctctgcagacgCTACAGtcacatgtgcatacccacagtcacacagaataataataataataataataatattattattattattattattattattattataattataattattattataaatagaaGAAACTCCAGTTTGGAGCATAGCACTCTCGCTGGTGATTTTGTCAGTCTTTTAGGGCTCCCTTCACTACAGAAGGATGCACAGAGGATATATATACCCTGGGAGCAGACACGTCCAATTGGATGAAGCCAAGAGTACTCCTGCCTTCTAGAAGAGGCTGAGCAAACTAGGTTCTGACCTGACTAGTAATTATATAAACCCTCGCTGATCTTCCCTTAAAAAAACA of Onychomys torridus chromosome 22, mOncTor1.1, whole genome shotgun sequence contains these proteins:
- the LOC118572593 gene encoding uncharacterized protein LOC118572593 translates to MRSGPGLSTLCHSRGGEDRRPWEHCHTIKQLACVRVGVVGEIVISTPDVRSSYQHGLVYLNMPRGHAGSAPPGVGGSWDLASAARVPPRSLRGCARRPRPPPTRKWLRRCAGLRAGSARRLSRVRGRGAPRRQVTMAYHSFLVEPISCHAWNKDRTQIAICPNNHEVHIYEKSGAKWNKVHELKEHNGQVTGIDWAPESNRIVTCGTDRNAYVWTLKGRTWKPTLVILRINRAARCVRWAPNENKFAVGSGSRVISICYFEQENDWWVLGLGQRRLG